The proteins below come from a single Leifsonia sp. 1010 genomic window:
- a CDS encoding alpha/beta hydrolase — protein sequence MTDTNPITSYAEAPTRHVSAAGVTFAYRDLGPHGDIPVVFFVHLAGTLDNWDPRIVDAIARERRVITFDQRGVGASSGTVPRTLEEAADDAYTFIRALGLDRVDIFSFSMGGMIAQDLVLKHPDLVRRLVLTGTGPRGGADMDKVVLTTYVDLVRSALRRVDVKEFLFFNRNETGKRAAKAFLGRLRERTVDRDKEITLAAFNTQLFAIRRFGRSAPADLWRITQPTLIANGDNDRMVPSVLSEDLHRRIAGSTLVMYPDSGHGGIFQYHEQFAPLVAAFLRD from the coding sequence ATGACCGACACGAACCCCATCACGTCGTACGCCGAGGCGCCGACCCGGCACGTCAGCGCCGCCGGTGTCACCTTCGCCTATCGCGATCTGGGACCTCACGGCGACATCCCCGTCGTCTTCTTCGTGCACCTCGCGGGCACGCTCGACAACTGGGACCCGCGCATCGTCGACGCCATCGCGCGCGAGCGGCGCGTCATCACCTTCGACCAGCGCGGTGTCGGGGCTTCCTCAGGAACCGTGCCACGCACTCTCGAAGAAGCGGCGGACGACGCCTACACGTTCATCCGCGCGCTCGGCCTCGACCGGGTCGACATCTTCTCCTTCTCGATGGGAGGGATGATCGCGCAAGACCTCGTGCTGAAGCACCCGGACCTCGTCCGCCGACTGGTGCTCACCGGTACCGGGCCGCGCGGCGGTGCGGACATGGACAAGGTCGTGCTGACGACCTACGTGGATCTCGTCCGAAGCGCTCTTCGCCGCGTCGACGTCAAGGAGTTCCTCTTCTTCAACCGCAACGAGACCGGCAAGCGTGCCGCGAAGGCGTTCCTCGGGCGTCTCCGGGAGCGGACGGTCGACCGCGACAAGGAGATCACGCTGGCCGCGTTCAACACCCAGCTCTTCGCGATCCGGAGGTTCGGCCGGTCGGCGCCGGCGGACCTGTGGCGGATCACGCAGCCCACGCTCATCGCCAACGGTGACAACGACCGCATGGTCCCGTCGGTGCTGTCCGAGGACCTGCACCGGCGGATCGCCGGTTCGACACTGGTGATGTACCCGGACTCCGGGCACGGCGGCATCTTCCAGTACCACGAGCAGTTCGCGCCGCTCGTCGCCGCCTTCCTCCGGGACTGA
- a CDS encoding LysR family transcriptional regulator, protein MDPARLRLLRELGDRGSVAAVAAAMHVSASAVSQQLAALQAGIGVPLTVKSGRRLVLTEAGEALAVAGSRVEEALAGARDAVASYLEHDPQPVRVSAFHSAGLTLFGPLLARLGDGIRVSLADADVARSEFAGLTADYDLVVAHRLAHEPEWPSERIVVTPLFVEPLDIALSAAHPLAALPAIRPEQLRGERWISTHPGFPLAGVLEHLGALSGTAPRIDHRINEFFLAATVVRAGAAIAVMPRFTAASLAVDGMVLRPVEGATLVRHVDVLARPDALARTPVRSVLAELRSIATAASKSADRP, encoded by the coding sequence ATGGATCCAGCTCGGCTTCGCCTGCTCCGGGAACTCGGTGACCGGGGCAGCGTGGCGGCGGTCGCAGCCGCCATGCACGTCAGCGCGTCGGCCGTATCGCAGCAGCTCGCCGCGCTGCAGGCCGGCATCGGGGTGCCCCTGACGGTCAAGAGCGGGCGTCGACTCGTGCTGACGGAGGCGGGAGAGGCGCTCGCCGTCGCCGGCTCACGGGTGGAGGAGGCACTCGCCGGAGCGCGCGACGCGGTCGCCTCCTACCTGGAACACGACCCGCAGCCCGTCCGCGTCTCCGCCTTCCACAGTGCGGGACTCACTCTTTTCGGCCCGTTGCTCGCTCGGCTGGGCGATGGAATACGCGTTTCCCTTGCGGACGCCGACGTCGCACGGAGCGAATTCGCGGGCCTCACCGCCGACTACGACCTGGTGGTCGCGCATCGCCTCGCGCACGAGCCCGAGTGGCCCTCCGAGCGGATCGTGGTCACGCCCCTCTTCGTCGAACCGCTCGACATCGCGCTGAGCGCCGCCCATCCTCTCGCCGCCCTCCCCGCCATCCGCCCGGAGCAGCTGCGGGGCGAACGCTGGATCTCCACGCACCCGGGATTCCCGCTGGCCGGCGTCCTGGAGCACCTGGGCGCACTGAGCGGCACCGCGCCGAGAATCGATCACCGGATCAACGAGTTCTTCCTCGCCGCCACGGTCGTCCGGGCCGGCGCCGCGATCGCGGTGATGCCGCGGTTCACCGCCGCGTCGCTCGCGGTCGACGGGATGGTGCTTCGGCCGGTTGAGGGCGCCACGCTCGTCCGCCACGTGGATGTCCTCGCCCGGCCCGACGCGCTCGCCCGGACGCCCGTGCGGAGCGTGCTCGCGGAGCTGCGGAGCATCGCGACGGCGGCGTCGAAGTCAGCCGACCGGCCCTGA
- a CDS encoding GNAT family N-acetyltransferase yields the protein MTSIPIRPARPDEYAAIGELTHAAYTNDYTDLPAHYRDELKHPEALLDDFEFFVAEDPETGQLLGTIALLRPGHDQEGRIAPDELYFRLLATHPAARGRGIGIALTEFALDQAAQRGQRAVVMNSGPDMLGAHALYRKLGFRREGEREGIVELPDGRTFQLLTFVREVAA from the coding sequence GTGACGAGCATCCCCATCCGGCCGGCCCGGCCCGACGAGTACGCGGCGATCGGCGAGCTGACCCACGCGGCGTACACCAACGACTACACCGACCTCCCGGCGCACTACCGCGACGAGCTGAAGCATCCCGAAGCCCTGCTCGACGACTTCGAGTTCTTCGTCGCGGAGGACCCGGAGACCGGACAGCTGCTCGGCACCATCGCGCTGCTGCGGCCCGGCCACGACCAGGAGGGCCGGATCGCGCCGGACGAGCTGTACTTCCGGCTGCTCGCCACGCACCCGGCAGCCCGCGGACGGGGGATCGGGATCGCCCTCACGGAGTTCGCGCTCGACCAGGCCGCGCAGCGCGGACAGCGGGCCGTCGTGATGAACAGCGGCCCGGACATGCTCGGCGCGCACGCGCTCTACCGCAAGCTCGGGTTCCGCCGCGAGGGCGAGCGCGAAGGCATCGTCGAACTCCCGGACGGCCGGACCTTCCAGCTGCTGACGTTCGTGCGCGAGGTCGCCGCCTGA
- a CDS encoding metalloregulator ArsR/SmtB family transcription factor produces the protein MAITELLPLRDLQACCAPLTTEVMSEENAHSVARAMKALADPARLRLISMVAAHDGGEACVCDLTEPLGLSQPTVSHHLKILVDAGFLSRSKRGTWAYYRLVPGSLDTVSSFLASV, from the coding sequence ATGGCGATCACCGAGCTCCTCCCGCTGCGCGACCTGCAGGCCTGCTGCGCACCGCTCACGACGGAAGTGATGAGCGAGGAGAATGCGCACTCGGTCGCGCGAGCGATGAAGGCGCTCGCCGATCCGGCGCGACTCCGGCTGATCTCGATGGTCGCGGCGCACGACGGCGGCGAGGCCTGCGTCTGCGACCTGACGGAACCGCTCGGACTCTCGCAGCCGACGGTCTCCCACCACCTGAAGATCCTGGTCGATGCAGGCTTTCTCAGCCGGTCGAAGAGGGGGACATGGGCGTACTACCGCCTGGTTCCCGGATCCCTCGACAC
- a CDS encoding nuclease-related domain-containing protein, with product MGDESTASEPEAISRVDFAGISALSSRPAGYAVALKCLQVQSEAERRDLGLRTEKQVTLHPDAWSWYQGALGEMRVGEMLSGLGADWFVRHSVPIGADTKDVDHLVIGPSGVFAINTKHHHGASVWVGDHVLRVNNANTSHLKVARNDALDVGRRLAEKAGFPVPVTPVIAVLNARSVKDGRSTQNQSIAVVDADQLVAWLKARPPQLSTTKVELLRLAAEEPQTWHVDPRAADTLRVMQRFERLVSRVSNPGTGSSRGRPVASRKPIAVATRRAPRARRRRASRTQLVRLWAGAAIAVAAILIIRGMANAPCATPTGCVLPAIYLAWKPLLIVGGVVAIARAMFGTFRAMRQ from the coding sequence ATGGGGGATGAGTCGACCGCGTCAGAGCCGGAAGCGATCTCGCGAGTGGACTTCGCGGGCATCAGCGCGCTCTCCTCGCGACCAGCGGGGTACGCCGTCGCACTGAAATGCCTGCAGGTGCAGTCCGAGGCGGAGCGGCGGGATCTCGGATTGCGGACGGAAAAGCAGGTCACGCTTCACCCGGATGCATGGTCCTGGTATCAGGGTGCCCTCGGCGAGATGCGTGTCGGAGAGATGCTCAGCGGGTTGGGGGCCGACTGGTTTGTTCGCCACTCGGTACCGATCGGGGCGGACACGAAGGACGTCGACCATCTCGTCATCGGGCCGAGCGGCGTCTTCGCGATCAACACCAAGCATCACCACGGGGCGTCGGTCTGGGTCGGGGATCACGTGCTGCGGGTGAACAATGCGAACACGTCCCATCTCAAGGTCGCGCGAAACGATGCTCTAGATGTCGGGCGCCGGCTGGCAGAGAAGGCGGGGTTCCCCGTCCCCGTGACGCCCGTGATCGCAGTTCTCAACGCCCGCTCCGTGAAGGACGGCCGATCCACCCAGAATCAGTCGATCGCTGTGGTGGACGCCGATCAGCTGGTCGCCTGGCTGAAGGCACGGCCGCCACAGCTCAGCACAACGAAGGTCGAGCTGCTCAGACTCGCCGCGGAAGAACCGCAGACCTGGCACGTCGACCCTCGAGCCGCCGACACTCTTCGCGTGATGCAACGGTTCGAACGGCTGGTCTCACGCGTCTCGAATCCGGGCACCGGAAGCTCGCGAGGGCGCCCTGTCGCGTCACGGAAACCGATCGCTGTGGCAACGCGGAGAGCGCCTCGGGCGCGGCGCAGGCGCGCGAGTCGAACCCAACTCGTCCGGCTCTGGGCGGGCGCCGCAATCGCTGTGGCAGCGATCCTCATCATCCGAGGCATGGCGAACGCACCGTGCGCGACTCCGACGGGATGCGTCCTTCCGGCGATCTATCTCGCGTGGAAGCCGCTGCTGATCGTTGGAGGAGTCGTTGCGATCGCTCGCGCCATGTTCGGCACGTTCCGAGCCATGCGGCAATGA
- a CDS encoding SHOCT domain-containing protein, whose product MTFWDFIVWTFWFYLVVVCISIFIRVIIDVFRDPELNGWAKALWVLFLVILPFLAAFIYLIARGGRMAQRSAAGAMEAQAAATEHIRTVAGTSSPSAEIESAKRLLDSGAITPAEFETLKGKALAGVA is encoded by the coding sequence ATGACTTTCTGGGATTTCATCGTCTGGACGTTCTGGTTCTATCTGGTCGTCGTCTGCATTTCGATCTTCATCCGCGTGATCATCGACGTCTTCCGCGACCCGGAGCTCAACGGATGGGCGAAGGCACTGTGGGTGCTGTTCCTCGTCATCCTGCCGTTCCTCGCGGCCTTCATCTACCTGATCGCACGCGGCGGCCGTATGGCGCAGCGCAGCGCGGCCGGGGCGATGGAGGCGCAGGCGGCCGCGACGGAGCACATCCGTACGGTGGCGGGCACCAGCTCGCCGTCCGCCGAGATCGAGTCGGCCAAGCGCCTGCTCGACAGCGGCGCGATCACTCCCGCCGAATTCGAGACGCTCAAGGGGAAGGCGCTCGCAGGGGTGGCGTGA
- a CDS encoding helix-turn-helix domain-containing protein: MTATPAPPGRRERNKQEKLDRIVAAASALFAERGVDEVTTQEVAAAADIGAGTLFFYARTKGELLLMVQNALYADALDEGREAARRIDDPVDAVLAIADPIIHCNRAQVDNGRAYLREMVFGDPTEPHHAKALEIVAQTEQAMAETIARTAAGVGDPAVLAHIVSAILFIAMSASPAATSVDTIREDVRRQLDALLG; encoded by the coding sequence ATGACCGCCACCCCCGCACCGCCCGGCCGGCGAGAGCGCAACAAGCAGGAGAAGCTCGACCGGATCGTCGCCGCGGCAAGCGCCCTCTTCGCTGAGCGCGGTGTCGACGAAGTGACGACGCAGGAGGTGGCCGCGGCCGCGGACATCGGCGCGGGCACCCTGTTCTTCTACGCGCGTACCAAGGGCGAGCTGCTGCTCATGGTGCAGAACGCCCTCTACGCCGACGCGCTCGACGAGGGGCGCGAGGCCGCCCGGAGGATCGACGACCCGGTGGATGCGGTGCTCGCGATCGCCGACCCGATCATCCACTGCAACCGCGCACAGGTCGACAACGGGCGCGCCTACCTGCGCGAGATGGTCTTCGGCGACCCGACGGAGCCGCATCACGCGAAGGCGCTCGAGATCGTCGCGCAGACCGAGCAGGCGATGGCCGAGACCATCGCGCGCACGGCCGCCGGTGTCGGCGATCCGGCCGTCCTAGCGCACATCGTCTCCGCCATCCTCTTCATCGCGATGTCGGCCAGTCCCGCCGCGACAAGCGTGGACACGATCCGGGAGGATGTGCGGCGCCAACTCGACGCGCTGCTGGGGTAG
- a CDS encoding NADP-dependent oxidoreductase → MKAVVLSSYASRLAVDEVPEPAVGPRDVLIDVHAAGLNQLDEKLRAGEFTQIVPLELPAILGLDVAGTVVAVGSEVRAFVPGDRVYGRVQDGRIGTFAQRIAADEDDLAPIPPALPMNEAASLPLVALTAWQALAVRARVRPGQNVLIHAGAGGVGSIAIQLAKHLGATVATTASAVNAEFVRSLGADVVIDYRADDFEQQLNGYDVVLDSVGGDNLMKSLRILRPGGVAIGIAGPPDPAFARRLGLNPVLRAGIAALSRTVRRAARRLGVEYSFLWMSASGEQLREISALVESGAIRPIIDRVIPFEEIPEAVARLGTGGGRGKTVAVIARGDAQA, encoded by the coding sequence ATGAAAGCCGTCGTCCTGTCCTCCTACGCGTCCCGCCTTGCCGTCGACGAGGTGCCCGAGCCGGCCGTCGGGCCGCGCGACGTACTCATCGACGTGCACGCCGCCGGGCTCAACCAGCTCGACGAGAAGCTTCGAGCCGGCGAGTTCACGCAGATCGTGCCGCTCGAGCTCCCCGCGATCCTCGGGCTCGATGTCGCCGGCACCGTGGTCGCGGTCGGGTCGGAGGTGCGGGCATTCGTGCCCGGCGACCGCGTATACGGCAGGGTCCAGGATGGGCGGATCGGCACGTTCGCTCAGCGCATCGCCGCCGACGAGGACGACCTGGCTCCCATTCCGCCCGCCCTCCCGATGAACGAAGCCGCTTCCCTCCCGCTCGTGGCGCTGACCGCGTGGCAGGCGCTCGCCGTGCGTGCCAGGGTTCGGCCGGGCCAGAACGTCCTCATCCACGCCGGCGCCGGGGGAGTCGGCTCGATCGCGATCCAGCTGGCCAAGCACCTCGGGGCCACCGTCGCCACGACAGCGAGTGCGGTGAACGCCGAGTTCGTGAGGTCGCTCGGCGCCGACGTCGTGATCGACTATCGCGCAGACGATTTCGAGCAGCAGCTCAACGGCTACGACGTCGTGCTCGACAGCGTCGGCGGTGACAACCTGATGAAGTCGCTTCGCATCCTGCGCCCGGGTGGGGTCGCCATCGGGATCGCCGGGCCGCCCGATCCGGCTTTCGCACGCCGGCTCGGACTCAATCCCGTCCTGCGTGCGGGCATCGCCGCGCTCAGCCGCACGGTGCGCCGCGCCGCCCGACGGCTCGGCGTCGAGTACTCGTTCCTCTGGATGTCGGCCAGCGGCGAGCAGTTGCGCGAGATCTCCGCGCTGGTCGAGTCCGGCGCGATCCGTCCGATCATCGACCGTGTGATCCCGTTCGAGGAGATCCCCGAGGCGGTCGCCCGCCTCGGGACGGGCGGAGGCCGAGGCAAGACCGTCGCCGTGATCGCCCGCGGCGACGCTCAGGCCTGA
- a CDS encoding Type 1 glutamine amidotransferase-like domain-containing protein, giving the protein MKLLLTSGGITNPSIQDALIGMLGKPIAESSALFIPTAQWGQPACSAQSVWRSTAGAWEDRPGLVGLGWKSVGVLELTALPSLAEERWTTWVRETDVLLVDGGEARYLYEWMQRSGLAALLPELADTVWVGVSAGSMVMTPRVGREFLDWQPDGPDDTLGVVDFSIFPHLDYPGWTENTTEAARRWAERIPGRSYAIDDQTAISVVDGNVEVISEGHWERFDG; this is encoded by the coding sequence ATGAAGCTGCTGCTCACGTCCGGGGGCATCACCAATCCCAGCATCCAAGACGCCCTGATCGGGATGCTGGGCAAGCCGATCGCCGAGAGCAGCGCGCTCTTCATCCCGACCGCGCAGTGGGGGCAGCCCGCGTGCAGCGCGCAGAGCGTGTGGCGGTCGACCGCCGGCGCTTGGGAGGACAGGCCGGGCCTCGTCGGCCTCGGCTGGAAGTCGGTCGGCGTGCTCGAACTGACCGCCCTCCCGAGCCTCGCGGAAGAACGGTGGACGACGTGGGTGCGCGAGACGGACGTCCTGCTGGTCGACGGCGGCGAGGCGCGGTACCTCTACGAGTGGATGCAGCGGTCGGGCCTGGCCGCGCTGCTGCCGGAGCTCGCCGACACCGTCTGGGTGGGCGTGAGTGCCGGCAGCATGGTTATGACGCCGCGCGTCGGACGGGAGTTCCTCGACTGGCAGCCGGACGGCCCCGACGACACCCTCGGCGTCGTCGACTTCTCGATCTTCCCCCACCTCGATTACCCGGGATGGACGGAGAACACGACGGAAGCCGCCCGGCGCTGGGCCGAGCGCATCCCGGGCCGCTCCTACGCGATCGACGACCAGACGGCGATCTCCGTCGTCGATGGGAACGTCGAGGTGATCAGCGAGGGCCACTGGGAGCGGTTCGATGGGTGA
- a CDS encoding DMT family transporter, whose translation MSFLRGERVVDLLLLGVAAVWGASFLAAKDLAADTGVPSAVALRFLTAAAATGIVCLARRERLPRGRGLVIAVCLGLSQAAIIGLETWGVHLTSATNAGLLISLALVMTPLLEGLASRSWLPRSYFVAATAAVVGVALLVSDGGLRAPTLGDALVIAAAVVRAVHVTASARLTRGRRDSSLGVVLVQMLVCAALFSLLAGPDLPARAAHLDAGGWADVLFLGVLCSLFAFAVQLWAVRRTSASRASILMGTEPVWALLVGVLIAGETIGPFGVCGAGLIVAASYAGQAIERRHRRSRNDAAVSAVG comes from the coding sequence ATGTCCTTTCTCCGTGGCGAACGTGTCGTCGACCTCCTGTTACTCGGGGTCGCAGCGGTCTGGGGTGCGAGCTTCCTCGCGGCCAAAGACCTGGCGGCCGACACCGGCGTGCCGTCGGCCGTCGCCCTCCGCTTCCTCACGGCGGCCGCCGCGACCGGGATCGTCTGCCTGGCCCGGCGGGAGCGGTTGCCACGTGGCCGCGGCCTCGTCATCGCCGTGTGCCTGGGACTCTCACAGGCGGCCATCATCGGGCTCGAGACGTGGGGCGTTCATCTGACGTCGGCAACCAACGCCGGTCTGCTGATCAGTCTCGCGCTGGTGATGACTCCCCTGCTCGAAGGTCTCGCCTCCCGTTCCTGGCTGCCCCGCTCGTATTTCGTCGCCGCGACCGCGGCCGTCGTCGGCGTGGCGCTGCTCGTCTCCGACGGCGGCTTGCGCGCCCCGACGCTCGGCGACGCCCTCGTGATCGCGGCGGCCGTCGTCCGCGCCGTTCATGTCACGGCGAGCGCCCGCCTCACCCGCGGACGGCGGGACAGCTCCCTCGGGGTGGTGCTCGTGCAGATGCTCGTCTGCGCCGCACTGTTCTCCCTGCTGGCGGGACCGGACCTCCCGGCCCGTGCCGCGCACCTCGACGCAGGCGGATGGGCGGACGTCCTGTTCCTCGGCGTGCTCTGCTCGCTGTTCGCGTTCGCGGTCCAGCTGTGGGCGGTCCGACGCACGTCCGCGTCGCGCGCGAGCATCCTGATGGGTACCGAACCGGTGTGGGCGCTGCTGGTCGGTGTGCTGATCGCCGGCGAGACCATCGGGCCGTTCGGGGTGTGCGGTGCCGGGCTCATCGTCGCTGCCAGTTACGCTGGCCAAGCCATCGAGCGCCGGCACCGCCGGTCCCGGAATGACGCTGCCGTGTCTGCGGTCGGCTAG
- a CDS encoding ricin-type beta-trefoil lectin domain protein yields the protein MPKNPRRGVLAAAVAGALALAALTASTPAMADQSQPAHGPGTSEFKGVNWADPRDNYAADAVVPTGLSTSDSRDEVFATAQRILSGFEQNLGANTVRLPINPASVGTAWWGSYRGAIDAAIARGDKVILSYWEADTSKDGIIDDVPAWTSMWNTVVSEFQHTQNVYFEPMNEPHGYTLAQWVGVTSQWLADHRQVPRNRVVISGTGYNDNVTGVGDAPQLKGTLLSLHFYGYWADHTTEAEWTADLAARVGAYAGRTIIDEAGSPMTIGLNYGAHNGNVYTSYLAAVTDFARSHRMGIVYWPGLRAGDSYSIESLQPDGTLTDNSVTGVAQLKWGYGYGDTEPVNDLPAAPPGQPIVGQASGRCVDVPGFSTTPGTSLDLWDCNGGGNQSWELTSDSQLTVYGDLCMQAGTDGSTVAAGAAVIIASCTGADVQRWSVNPNGTITSAADPGLCLDAAGAGTGNGTKVDVWYCNGVPNQAWSRP from the coding sequence TTGCCGAAGAACCCCCGGAGAGGAGTGCTGGCGGCCGCCGTCGCCGGCGCGCTCGCGCTGGCAGCCCTGACCGCATCCACCCCTGCCATGGCCGACCAGTCGCAGCCCGCGCACGGGCCAGGGACATCGGAGTTCAAGGGAGTCAACTGGGCCGACCCGCGCGACAATTACGCCGCCGACGCCGTCGTCCCGACAGGACTGAGCACGTCGGACAGCCGCGACGAGGTGTTCGCGACAGCCCAGCGCATCCTGAGCGGCTTCGAGCAGAACCTGGGTGCCAACACCGTCCGGCTGCCCATCAACCCGGCCAGCGTCGGCACGGCATGGTGGGGGTCCTATCGCGGAGCGATCGACGCCGCGATCGCCCGGGGCGACAAGGTCATCCTCAGCTACTGGGAGGCCGACACCAGCAAAGACGGCATCATCGACGATGTGCCCGCCTGGACATCCATGTGGAACACGGTGGTGAGCGAGTTCCAGCACACGCAGAACGTGTACTTTGAGCCGATGAACGAGCCGCACGGCTACACCCTCGCGCAGTGGGTCGGCGTGACGTCGCAGTGGCTGGCGGATCACCGCCAGGTTCCGCGCAACCGCGTGGTGATCAGCGGCACCGGGTACAACGACAACGTGACCGGCGTCGGCGACGCTCCGCAGCTCAAGGGCACGCTGCTCTCGCTGCACTTCTACGGCTACTGGGCCGACCACACCACCGAGGCGGAGTGGACTGCCGATCTCGCCGCGCGCGTCGGCGCCTACGCGGGCCGGACGATCATCGACGAGGCCGGCTCTCCGATGACCATCGGGCTCAACTACGGGGCCCACAACGGGAACGTGTACACGTCGTACCTCGCCGCCGTAACGGACTTCGCCCGCAGCCACCGGATGGGGATCGTCTACTGGCCGGGTCTGCGGGCCGGGGACTCCTACTCGATCGAGTCACTCCAGCCGGACGGCACACTGACGGACAACAGCGTCACCGGCGTCGCGCAGCTGAAGTGGGGTTATGGATACGGCGACACCGAGCCCGTCAACGACCTGCCCGCGGCTCCTCCCGGTCAGCCGATCGTGGGCCAGGCATCCGGCCGTTGCGTCGACGTTCCCGGCTTCAGCACGACGCCGGGCACCAGCCTCGACCTGTGGGACTGCAACGGCGGCGGCAACCAGAGCTGGGAGCTGACGAGCGACAGTCAGCTCACCGTCTACGGCGACCTCTGCATGCAGGCCGGGACCGACGGGTCGACCGTCGCAGCCGGAGCCGCCGTGATCATCGCGTCGTGCACCGGTGCCGACGTCCAGCGCTGGAGCGTGAACCCGAACGGGACGATCACCTCCGCCGCCGACCCGGGGCTCTGCCTCGACGCGGCCGGCGCCGGAACTGGAAACGGCACGAAGGTCGACGTCTGGTACTGCAACGGCGTCCCCAACCAGGCATGGTCGCGCCCCTGA
- a CDS encoding sulfate permease: protein MPRTRGRGSNLVPIAGQLRTYKRAWLRGDVIAGVTVAALIVPKNLGYAGIAGIPLQNGLYAAAAGAIVYAIFGTSRQISMGPSSGLAAVAASAVLAAGIAGEQDVASFVAGITLASGVLFLLLAVLKMGWIAQFLSRAVVTGFLFGAAIDVVIGELPKLTGTEVTGSNPIQELWSWMGSLGDAHRTTVLVGLISLVVVFGLRAIAPRVPGALVLVVGGLVAAAVLDLGAKGVALVGDVPRGLPVPEVPDLPQLWEHAGTVALAAVALVLIGFSQTAGDARTFAAKHRYQIDINQESVAQSLANITAGLFQGMPVSTSLSASSLNDRSGAKTGLASLTSGVTVLLTLLFLAPLFSNLPKAVLGALIIEAVVMGMMDLPEMRRLFRVKKVDFWIAVIALLGTLVFGVLAGVVIGIGLSLVWLIAVATHPEMPILGRERGTQVFREVDEHPEDEVLPSVAVLRFDGGLFFATADALEDRLREVVQAEPELTRVVIDCEGINFIDSQGAATMADLVTLAHDAGLDLRITRLKPGPRAVLERDGVIAMIGADHIHGNIHRAVQAGQDAAERKPDDAG from the coding sequence ATGCCCAGGACCCGAGGCCGGGGCTCGAACCTCGTTCCGATCGCCGGCCAGCTTCGCACCTACAAGCGAGCGTGGCTGCGCGGCGACGTGATCGCCGGCGTCACCGTGGCCGCGCTCATCGTCCCGAAGAACCTGGGGTACGCGGGCATTGCGGGCATTCCGCTGCAGAACGGGCTCTACGCGGCCGCCGCCGGGGCCATCGTGTATGCGATCTTCGGCACCAGCAGGCAGATCTCGATGGGCCCGAGCTCCGGTCTGGCTGCGGTGGCGGCCAGCGCCGTGCTCGCCGCGGGCATCGCGGGAGAGCAGGATGTCGCCTCCTTCGTCGCCGGCATCACCCTCGCGTCGGGTGTCTTGTTCCTGCTCCTCGCCGTGCTCAAGATGGGCTGGATCGCGCAGTTCCTGTCGCGTGCCGTGGTCACCGGGTTCCTCTTCGGCGCGGCGATCGACGTCGTGATCGGGGAGCTGCCGAAGCTCACCGGCACCGAGGTCACCGGCTCCAATCCCATCCAGGAGCTGTGGTCGTGGATGGGGTCGCTCGGCGACGCGCATCGCACGACGGTCCTCGTCGGGCTCATCTCCCTGGTGGTCGTCTTCGGGCTGCGGGCCATCGCGCCGCGCGTACCGGGGGCACTGGTCCTGGTGGTGGGCGGGCTGGTGGCGGCCGCCGTCCTCGACCTCGGAGCGAAAGGCGTCGCGCTGGTCGGCGACGTGCCGCGAGGGCTGCCCGTGCCGGAGGTGCCGGACCTTCCGCAGCTGTGGGAGCACGCGGGAACCGTCGCGCTCGCCGCGGTCGCTCTGGTGCTGATCGGCTTCTCGCAGACGGCGGGGGATGCGCGCACGTTCGCCGCCAAGCATCGCTACCAGATCGACATCAACCAGGAGTCCGTCGCGCAGTCGCTCGCGAACATCACCGCGGGACTCTTCCAGGGGATGCCCGTGTCGACGAGCCTGTCGGCGAGTTCGCTGAACGACCGCTCCGGCGCGAAGACCGGGCTGGCATCCCTGACCTCGGGCGTCACGGTGCTGCTGACGCTGCTGTTCCTGGCGCCGCTCTTCTCGAACCTGCCCAAGGCGGTGCTCGGGGCGCTGATCATCGAGGCGGTGGTCATGGGGATGATGGACCTGCCGGAGATGCGGCGGCTCTTCCGGGTGAAGAAGGTCGACTTCTGGATCGCCGTCATCGCCCTCCTCGGGACGCTCGTCTTCGGTGTGCTCGCGGGCGTCGTCATCGGCATCGGGCTCTCGCTCGTGTGGTTGATCGCCGTGGCGACCCATCCGGAGATGCCGATCCTCGGCCGGGAGCGGGGAACGCAGGTGTTTCGCGAAGTGGATGAGCACCCCGAGGACGAAGTGCTGCCCAGCGTGGCGGTTCTCCGGTTCGACGGCGGTTTGTTCTTCGCCACTGCGGACGCGCTCGAGGACAGACTGCGCGAGGTCGTGCAGGCGGAACCGGAGCTCACCCGGGTGGTGATCGACTGCGAGGGCATCAACTTCATCGACTCCCAGGGTGCTGCGACGATGGCCGACCTCGTCACGCTCGCCCACGACGCCGGTCTCGATCTCCGCATCACCCGGCTGAAGCCGGGTCCGCGGGCCGTTCTCGAACGCGACGGCGTGATCGCGATGATCGGCGCGGACCACATCCACGGCAACATCCACCGAGCCGTGCAGGCGGGACAGGATGCGGCCGAGCGCAAGCCCGACGACGCGGGCTAG